In Corylus avellana chromosome ca8, CavTom2PMs-1.0, the genomic stretch GAAGAAATGACCGCTAATGAGATTAATTTATAGTTTTACTTCTAGTAGTATTAGCTATTGCGACTGTTTACTTGAAACAGAGAACTTAAATGGACTTATTGTGGCTTAGATTAGTTCATGAAGCTGAAAATTGACTCGGAAAATCATTTTTGTGCTGAACTAGTTTGAGAATGCATTGTTCCACTGAGTTTCTTTCCTTTcgttttttcctctctctttttggtACTTGTTTTTACCATTGCGTTATTTTGAACATAATTTTAGATTGAGTTATAATCACCAGCTTAGTTGAagcatttaaaatttaaggttGAACTGGATTACAAGTTGTCATCTACATTGAAGCATCTGTGTGAATTGGTGCAAAACCTTCAAGGCACTGGGTGATTTcaatattatttatctatttgttGCGTACCCATATGTTTTTAACGGTGGAGCTTGTCATCTCATTTCTAGAAGAATGAGCTGGTGCTGGAATTTGTTGAGTTTGCAGAAAGACCCTGTACAGTGTCCTATGCAAATCCAGTTCAAATCTCACAAATCTAGAGAACATCCCACACCCCCTTCTAATGTGTTTCCACATCCCAACCCCGTAGGACCCAAAAATCTCGTTGAAGCACCATCTTATCCACATGCTACCATATTTAACTTTCACCTCCACAAAGCTTTCCTCTCTGTTGCATCGCATCATAATCATTTTCCCAAGAGCGCTCGGTTAAACAAAAGCAGGTTTCTAAAGACTAAGACGCCTTAGCTGGTTTCTCCATGCCATAGCACCATCCTTAGCtgatgaaattttattaaactcaATCTCAGAATTTCTACATGAAAACCTTTATATAGGCTATTCCCGATCCTTTTCGTATAAAGACTAGGACTCCTGGATAACAAAGAAAGGTAATTTGAACAACAACTAAAATCAAGTACGAAACtacaacaaaatagaaaataagtttaaaacataaaataagacTCATGAGCCTTTGGTACAGCCAATTCCAGCAATTCTGAAAATTACCAGATCACCCATGATTTAATAAAACTTAAGAAAACTTGACTGAGCTAACAGCTTCCTGACACAAATAAACATAAATCTAAGATTAAAACCATAGACTAAGACTTCGTATTATTCCAACTAGGCTTCACAGAAAACAAAgatcaaaatttcaaatatttggGTTTTAAGTTTGCTCTCCTGGGAGCTTCTTGGAGCCTGCATCACCTGTCTAGGAAAAGAGACCAAATCAGGGAGCAAATGTTTGGGTATTTCTCCTTTTGTATTAAATATATGGGTAATTTGAACCATATTGATAGTGTTCCTTGGTCTTTTTATTTCTGCTTCAGTACAACCcccactccaaaaaaaaaaaaaaaaaaatcgatatCCAATAATCACTTGGTGGAATATATGGATCCTGAATTGAAGGCCTGAGAATCAGAAGTTTTATGCATCCTTTTATGAATGCCTTCCAAAGTACAATATAGTGTGCATTCGgatgttaacatttttttttttttttggggggtgggggggaagTATCTTTGAACCATTAATTTGATATCATATCGTTGTGCTTCTCTGGCAGCTTAATCGTAGGGTTCGTGAAATGCGGGAGACAAGAACAGCACCTGTGGCTCAAAAATTTGAGCGAAAACCTTCATTAATCGGAATAAAGGGGCTTAGCACTTTGCAGTCATTCCCTCGTGGCATGGAATGTGTTGATCCACTAGGGTTGGGGTAAAAATCTTCTGTGTAATACTTATCTTGGATTACACACATTGTTTCTTCTGGCCATCATGATTAATCTGTTAACTTTTTTACTTGGCATTGTTTGCCATGTTATCTCCGTTTCTAGTGCTCTCTTCCTTACATATCTTCAAGGCTCTGCTAGCTGCTTTAATTATGTTCAGCTAGCTGGATTTGCATTGATCTTTAAAGGAATTTGAACATCttaatttttgaaatcgcttattgttgatttttcatttcatgGCAGCACAGCCTACTTCATACTGTTAGCTATTAACAAATTTGAATCTAACGGAATTGCTGGCCCAATATTTTCCTTATAGCAGACTGAATTCGGTAGTTCTAAAGTTGTTCATCTCCTATTATTACTTCCACTAACTTGAGTTTGTGCTGTCCATACAGAATAATAGACAACAAATCATTAAGGCTTATCACTGACATGTCAGAAAGCTCTCCATCCAAGTTGGACAAAGATCCTCTGGATAGTAGCCTTCGTGGTATGATTAATATTCTGTTGTTATAGTATATTGTAATTTACACTTCTATTAAGAGGAAAATGGTGGTTTTTATTTTCCCATTTTAGATTTGGATTGATTTGGGAAGTTTTATATAGAGCATCACATAAGTTAGATTAATAAATTTACCCTTCCCTCTATGTTCAGTGTGGTTGACATCATCTTTCATGAAAATTTTTGCAGAGAAGTTGATTTATTTCTCTGAAAAATTTGACGCAAAGCTGTTTCTATCCCGAATACACCAAGACACAAGTGCAGCAGATATGGAGGCTGGTGCTCTTGCTTTGAAGACTGATCTTAAAGGAAGGACTCAACAGAGAAAACAATTGGTTAAAGACAATTTTGATTGCTTTGTTTCTTGCAAAACCACAATTGATGGTATGCATCCATCACGTCACATGGTTTTCAGGCGTTAATTTTTAAGTTGAAAGCAAACTCCCTAGACTCGTGTGTGTGTGCACTTGCACACCTGCAagaaattttgattaaaatccTAATTTTAGTGATAAGTTGGATTGTTTCTTGATTTTGATGTGGAAAAGTCTTATTCTTTACTAGATATTGAGTCAAAGTTGAAACGGATTGAAGACGACCCTGAAGGTTCAGGGACTTctcatttgtttaattgcatccaAGGAGTAAGTTTGCAGGCTAATCGTGCCTTCCAGCCTCTATTTGAGAGACAGGTTTGtaacatttaaattttgatttgattggaAAGTTAGTCCTGCTGATGCAACAACGATCACATATCTTGCATCTTTTTCTTGAATGGCTCTACTGTAGGCCCAAGCTGAGAAGATCAGGTCTGTCCAAGGAATGCTACAGAGGTTTCGAACATTATTCAACTTGCCAAGTACAATTCGTGGGAGCATTAGTAAGGGTGAATATGACTTGGCAGTTAGGGAATACAAGAAGGCGAAGTCGATTGCTTTACCATCTCATGTatactaaaatttatatttttctagcAACTTTTTTGTTAAGGCACAAAAATTTCAGAACTCATTTTTAAGCATTAGTTAATCTGTTGGTTGAAATTCAATTATATGTTTGTAAATTctactttttgttttatcatttgtcatcccttttcttttttcgaaGTCTTTATCAATGTACaaatgtttttcaaaatatattctcACGAGAGAACAAGATACTTGACTGGTTTTGTACAGCATGATTTTGTGATTCTGACAATTGTATACAACTTTTAAGTTAGATGTTGTATCCCTTGATATGTGCTAAAATGATGGTTTGGTTTTCCATTTTCAGATCCAGCTAACCAATAAGAGGAGTCCATTCTAGTATGGTCATTCGTTTTTTTGGGGTGTAGGGGGTTCCTCATCCCCAGGCCCACCCAATAGATTCTCTTTCTATATCATCAATCGAAATATTGTTTGAAGTCAGGAATTATCATCAATCTAACCATacttatttttcctattttttaccAACGAATAGATCTCTTTACTTGTTCTATTActtatcacaatatatatatacacttgtaTGACTTAGATGTCTCATATTTCTAAAGATTATTTGATTGTtaatcatattttgtgtttCTAATTTTAATCATGAATGTCTGAATGGTAACATCTATATTATAAAGTGctaaaatgttgatttttttttccctatatttttaGCTATTATGTAAGGCACCTCATCGTAGATCATACTTTATAGGTTGTGTTATGGTTCTATTTCATGTATTTAGTATTATTGTCTCAATATCTACTTTGGAAGTAGCTGATTTTCTCTTAGCAATTATTTCGGGCAAAACAAAGTTTATCCAAATATTTGGATTcccctaatcttttttttttttttttttgataggttcCCCTAATCTATAAAACCACTTGCTCGACAGTTTTCTTTTCCTACGTAAGTCAATATACTTATATTTATAAGTCACTTTCAGGTGGGAATACTAAAACGCGTTCTTGAAGAGGTTGAGAAAGTGATGCATGAGTTCAAAAGCATGCTTTACAAGTCTATGGAAGATCCACAAATAGACCTCACAAATGTAAGCTTGTTTTGtacttttagtattttttgacTATATGCTGGTCATGCTGACCTGGACATTATAAGAATTAGAATTGACCTGAGGCATTTTACTTGTGCTTGGGttcttaatttaataatttgtaGTGGTTATTTTTTGAGataaaaaaacaaggaataacTTCTGAGAAATGAAAATGGTGTAAGCCCAATCCCGAATGTCATAAGCTGAATTTCGTGTTGTGTATGTCATAAGCCTATTCATAAAGTGAAACTAAAATGACATCCAATTTCTgagaattagaaagaaaaaaaatacaaagaaagacaaaagaGTCAAGTTTTATAAGAACTTTCATCGAATAATAGGAGTAACTtttgagaagaagaataagTGTATATggattttagaaaaaaaaaaaaaaaaaactcttaggGGATGCCATGCAACGTAGATACTTTTTAAGGACATTTTTTGAGGGGCCTATCTATATCTTTGGGGTTTGGGCTTAAaatctctctactatttttttttcaagaacttTTGGGGGAGGCCATGGCGTAGCCCCCAATTCTCCTCCGCCACTGATGACTGATGATTTGTATGCATTAAAGTAAGCAACAACTTGAAGCCAGCATCTGTATACCGTATTATTTATATGCTTCCTATTCTTGtatcatatatatgatcttCATATGCAAAGCCAATCACttgtggcatttttttttttttggctactAAGAACTTTTGATGCTTCTTGTAGCTTGAAAATACTGTGAGGCTGTTGTTGGAGCTGGAACCCGAGTCAGATCCTGTGTGGCATTATTTAACTATACAGGTCAGTGAAGTCATAACTGTCCCactattttcaaatttctttgtAACCGAATCTCTGTGTTGCTAGATTATGATCAATGTATGCCAGTAATGTTTAGGATTTTCTGCTGCTATTTGCTGAGGTGAACAAGTTAGTTATACCATCTACACGTGTTGAAGTTTTTTCCTTCTTACAACACCATATTTAACTGAAACAGTTCAAAGCAACTTTACTAACCACTAACAACTAATAGGTTGCCCCTCACCCTTTTTCCAACTaataatggagaaaaaaaaaatagccaacATGAGCCGTAAACTACTTGCTGGTGAAAATTACCCTAGTACGACTGTCGGAAGATCAACTTGCTTAATACTTGGTGTTGTCTCTTTGCCAGAATCACAGGATTCGAGGTTTGCTTGAGAAGTGCACCTTAGATCATGAGGCAAACATGGAAATATTGCATAATGAGATCCGTGAAAGAGCTCTGTCTGATGCAAAGTGGAGGCAGATTCAACAAGGCTTAAATCATCCTGTAAGTGTAAGCATAAGAATAGTCATCTTATAGTGGTATTGGAGCTACCCAATTTATTAGTACTTAATAATGATGTTAGCTTTGTTTTGGTTTATTAAACTCAGTCAGATGTTGACTATTCTCTTATGCTTGAGAACACCAATCTTCCGGTAGATTCTCAGCCAGTAGACTTCACCAGCGAAAAAGTTGATGCCCTTAGAGGAAGGTACATCCGCAGATTAACTGCAGTACTCATCCATCACATACCAGGCTTCTGGAAAGTAGCACTTTCTGTTTTCAGTGGGAAATTCGCAAAGGTATTCTAagtgttttctttcttctaaagCTTTGACATAAAATTGGAACCTAGTCGTAGTCTCAGGtaaaaattgttctttaaaatgatgattttagtCTTCACTTTGATCTGGATCTTATTCTTTCAGTCTTCTCAAGTTTCCGCTGAATCAAATTCTAACACTTCAGCAAATAAAACTGAGGACAAAGTTGGAGATGGGAAGTACTCAAGTCATTCTCTTGATGAAGTTGCTGGAATGATACGAAGTACAATATCTTTATTTGAAGTCAAAGTGAGTATGCAGGCTGGACCATTTATGGCCTTCTACATTGGATTGAGATGTTAGTTCAATGAGCTACTTTAATGTTTGTGGGTTAGCATAAGTACTAGTTTGAGAATAATTTTATGAAGTTTCTGATTGTTCCAATAAAAGATTGTTTATTCTCTGGTGCTATTTAGGAGTGCCAACTTTGTATATTTCAGCTGAAGCCAAAATTGgatttaaatttctatttagCATTAGTCTATGCCCACTCTGAAATTATTGTAGTAGTGGTTTATAATATCTTCCATACAGCTCATTCATTTGGCAGGTGGTTCAAAACAAGTTTAATGTTGATGCAGGTTCTTAACACATTTCGTGATCTTGAAGAGTCAAATATTCTGCGATCATTCATGAGTGATGTTATAGACAAAATATCGAAAGCATGCCAAAGTTTTGAAGTCAAGGAGTCGGCTCCTCCTCTAGCTGGTATCTAGGATGCCTGTTAATCTTCAATAGTTGGCTTCTCAAAattattctgattttttgtcttctttattttatagttaTGGCACTACGAACACTTCATTCGGAGATTACAAAGATTTACATTCTAAGGCTTTGCTCATGGATGCGGGCATCAACTGAAGAGGTATCAAAAGATGAAACATGGGTCCCAGTATCAATTCTTGAAAGGAATAAATCTCAGTATACAATCTCTTTCTTGCCTCTAGCATTCCGTTCAATTATGGCCTCAGCGATGGATCAGATCAACATGTAAGTCTCTGGATCACTTGTTACTCAAGCATTCTGTGCTTCCTAATGACCTGTTAGTCTGCATAACTTCCTAAGTTACCTTGGAGGAGTTCAagcaaatttttgtttaaatggaTATCGGGTTCATTATTaaggcaaaagaaaagaaaaggatgtTGTAGAGCTCGATTGCTTCTTGAAGTACAGTAGGTCAGACTAGGATCACCAATTACAGCtcagaaaacatgaaaataaaatttgaaagagaaaagagaaatgcaaatgtgttacttatcaaaaaaaaaagaagagaaatgcaaatGTGTTAGCACCATTGCCTGCTCCTATCCATGCTATGAGTGATGAACAAATAGCTGCTTGACATGGCACCCAGCTCTTTGCGAGACATTGGTAGTTTATAACCTCTGAATGTCCTGTGAAATGGAACATCATAGTTAGagcaattataaataaatagggAGACAATGGCGCTGATGTGCAAAATTACACATCAagttattaagtttttttttttttttttttttgaagtggtgACTGAAATCTGCCATTTCATTTTTGAAGAATGTTAAAATGTCAGAAGAATATCAGTGTTATTTGGAGGCGAGGCCCATGTTACTTTATATATCAACTGTATTCTCGATTTTTGGTCTAAGCgaaattattttgttatattaaaCCTTATTGCTTCTGGATTATGTTAGACATTCCATGGTAAAGATGATTTTCTATTATTGCAGTCTTTTGACTCCGTCTCATGATTTCTTATTTCAGAATGATTCAGTCTTTGAGGAGTGAGGCTGCAAAGTCAGAAGATATGTTTGCACAACTTCAAGAAACTCAAGAATCTGTTAGACTTGCATTTTTGAACTGTTTCCTGGATTTTGCTGGTATGATGGATTAGCTCAAATTTATGTCTGTAAATTACCTATTAAAAGCATGCTCAATTATGTTGCTTCCATTTGTGCACATTAATCAGGTCATCTGGAGCACAATGGAAGTGAGGTTGTCCAGAACAAATCAAGCAAAGAAATTTCACATTTACAAGATGGATATTCTCACGATTTAGAAGAAAAACTGTCGTCTGATCTCCCTGGGGGTGTTTTTGATCCCCATCAACAGTTGTTGGTGGTCTTAAGTAATATTGGATACTGCAAAGATGAACTTTCTTCTGAGTTGTACAACAAGTACAAACATATCTGGCTGCAGTCTAGGTAGGTACTCAACTATTTTCTGCTTCCTCAGTGGAGAAATGTTAACTTGTCATGGAGAGATGTCCTTTGCATTGGTTTTTTGTAGCCTGAGCTGGAATAGATGCGAGCCCAGTATATGACTCAGATATAAGCTGCTAGCCCAGCCCTACCCGGAAGATAATCATCTTGGCTAGGATCATTCCAGGCCTAAGTGGTTCAAcctaatttatttgtttacctGTTGCTTATGTAAAACTTAGGTTAAATATTATGACCAGAATTAGAATGTTAGCATGATGGTCCCCGCCTGTTGGTGTGTGTTGAGTCTCTGTGTGTGTATTGTAGGATCAAGTTATAATGTTGTTTAAGTCTTTCTGAGCTGTCTGACTTCCCTCTGCTCTTTCGTAGAGTTTTCCCTGGAGACCATCCTCAACATCCGATCCTCTATGATCCTTCCACCCCGCTCCCAACCTTCCCTCTCGTTCCTGGTTTAGTCGTCTATCGATTCTCTGTCCCTCACATTTCTTTCCCCTGCTGTATCCCCCTGTTTCCACTCTGCCCCTTCCCCCtcttaaaaaaattcttctttctccctttcCTTTcccctttctcttctctctcttggtTTTATGTCAATGGAAAATATCTGCAATGAGATTCGATAATCTGATATCCCAAACAAAGGCTCTAGGCTGGGATGAAATCCAAAGTCAGCTTCTTCCAGAGACTTGAGGGAGCATTTGCGGTGTCAAATCTCTCCGTGGTGGGGAAAATAACGTAGTCAACTTGGGGTCTCAGATGGATGCAGAAAAACAATGTAGTCCATGGAACGCCCCCTCCTAATGTGATCCAGCTGGTGCATCATGCTAGAAAGCTTCATAGCAAACATCTGATGGCTTGGAAATCCGTCCTTGGGAAGAAACCAAAAAGTGGTCGCCCCCTCCAAAACAGTACCTAAAGATCAATTTTGATGTGGGAATCCATGAGACCTTTTCAATGGGAGCTGCTACTTGTCGGGATTCATCTGGAAATCTTCTTTATGCTTGGACAAAAAAGTTCCTCCTAGGAATTCCACTTGTGGGAGAGGCTAGAGCCCTACTCGCCATCAAACAAGTGGTGATGATAGGATTTAATAAAGTCATTTTTGAGGGAGACTCGCTTGTGGTGGTGTCTGCATTCCTCAACCAGGAGTTACCTCTTGAGTGGCGCCTAGAGTCATTTATCTCTGAAGCTCGATCTCTTCCGAGTGGTATCCCCCACTTGGTCTGTTCGCAAAGTTCACCACAGTACAAATTAGAATATGCATAACCTTGCTAGAGGGCCTGCTTTCATTGATATTAATGGAAGCATTCCCATTAACTCCCTGCccctgttgttgttgttgtcccCGTTAGCAATATTAACCCCCCTTAGGTAGTTTTgttggctttctttttttctgtttttgttctgtgatgttttttctttgttctgtcGTAAGTGTATCCATTtgatcaggaaaaaaaaaaagtaatcatgttgtttgatttggttgCATGTTATCGTTCTTTGGATTGAAGCTCCATTAGTTCAAATCTTTCCTTTGTGATATGAAATGTGGCATTTCACCAATCCTCAAATAGAGAGACTAGTTAACCCCAAGGGATTGGCTGAATGTTCAGCTCGGGTGCCAAATGTCTTTAGGAAAGGTTGGCCCAAGTTCTATCCTACTGCTTTCCCTTTGGTGGCCACCCATGGAGATTTATCTTAGTAATTGCCTGGTGCATGTGGGACAGGGGAACCTGATATGCCTAGGTATTATTTGGTGCTTAAAAAAGCCCTGGATACGTCTTTtggaaatagaaaaagatacATTCCCCAAAGTGATTTATGATTGGCTCTTGCTGTATCATTTATTCTAGAAAATTTGTGTATCCTTTTGTGCCTATCATACAATGGATTTGGgatgtcttgggttatgcctagatggGTAGTCAATTTGTTTGCTTGCTGGTGGACTGCAGGCAATATGCAGAGTGCTGTTGTTTGGCATATGGTGCCTTTATGCCTCTTGTGGTGTCTGTAtagggaaagaaatgataggTGTTTGGAGGACTGCGATAGGATTTTAGAGGAGTTTATTTCTCTGTTCTTTAACACTTTGTACCTTTGGATACTTGCTTTTGTTTCTCGTTTAGTATTTAGTTTTC encodes the following:
- the LOC132189161 gene encoding exocyst complex component SEC5A-like; its protein translation is MSSDSGDLDEDELLQMALKEQAERDLNYKRPPASNNSSRKPVANYVQPPAPMKKSAPPPNSSNPRAAAAGRRVMEEDDDSEVELLSISSGDEDSTTRDDRSRQRTGGSRARAKEDEAAWDGDEPALWKHVDDAELNRRVREMRETRTAPVAQKFERKPSLIGIKGLSTLQSFPRGMECVDPLGLGIIDNKSLRLITDMSESSPSKLDKDPLDSSLREKLIYFSEKFDAKLFLSRIHQDTSAADMEAGALALKTDLKGRTQQRKQLVKDNFDCFVSCKTTIDDIESKLKRIEDDPEGSGTSHLFNCIQGVSLQANRAFQPLFERQAQAEKIRSVQGMLQRFRTLFNLPSTIRGSISKGEYDLAVREYKKAKSIALPSHVGILKRVLEEVEKVMHEFKSMLYKSMEDPQIDLTNLENTVRLLLELEPESDPVWHYLTIQNHRIRGLLEKCTLDHEANMEILHNEIRERALSDAKWRQIQQGLNHPSDVDYSLMLENTNLPVDSQPVDFTSEKVDALRGRYIRRLTAVLIHHIPGFWKVALSVFSGKFAKSSQVSAESNSNTSANKTEDKVGDGKYSSHSLDEVAGMIRSTISLFEVKVLNTFRDLEESNILRSFMSDVIDKISKACQSFEVKESAPPLAVMALRTLHSEITKIYILRLCSWMRASTEEVSKDETWVPVSILERNKSQYTISFLPLAFRSIMASAMDQINIMIQSLRSEAAKSEDMFAQLQETQESVRLAFLNCFLDFAGHLEHNGSEVVQNKSSKEISHLQDGYSHDLEEKLSSDLPGGVFDPHQQLLVVLSNIGYCKDELSSELYNKYKHIWLQSRDKDEGDRDLQDLVISFSGLEEKVLSQYTFAKANLIRTAAMNYLLDSGVQWGAAPAVKGARDAAVELLHTMVAVHAEVFAGAKRLLDKILGILVEGLIDTFLSLFHEYKTKDLRSLDANGFCQLMLELEYFETVLNPYFTPDARESLKSLQGVLLEKATESMTETMENPGHHRRPTRGSEDALADDRQGMSVSPDDLIALAQQYSSELLQTELERTRINTACFAEAIPLDSVPEPAKSAYASFRGPIDSPSKNYRGTQATGSPSFSRHRRRLNNL